A single genomic interval of Novosphingobium ginsenosidimutans harbors:
- a CDS encoding acyl-CoA dehydrogenase family protein, with product MSLDSLARTAYTEDHEAFRQTVRRFMQEEIAPHGAQWAEDGIVPKSIWPKAGELGLLCPTVPEEYGGLGLDFGYNAIVDEEAAYYGGVTTGFSLQSDIVVSYIVNYGSEEQKRHWLPKLVSGEVITAIAMTEPGTGSDLQGMRTTAKKDGNHYVINGSKTYITNGQNADLILVCCKTDTEIQPAYKGVSIVLVEADREGFKRGRNLDKIGQDEADTSELFFEDVRVPITNCLGQEGMGFIYLMSELPQERLSIAVSAMAGSQRAFDMTVEYTRDRKAFGKPILDFQNSRFVLADLKAKLQVGWAHLDWALARHLRKELTPEEGAAAKLWHTDLQWEVMDKCLQLFGGAGYMNEYPIARMWRGARVTRIFGGTNEIMKELIGRKL from the coding sequence ATGTCGCTCGATTCGCTTGCCCGCACTGCCTACACCGAAGACCACGAGGCGTTCCGCCAGACAGTGCGCCGCTTCATGCAGGAAGAGATCGCACCCCACGGCGCCCAATGGGCCGAGGATGGCATTGTCCCAAAGTCGATCTGGCCCAAGGCGGGTGAACTTGGTCTGCTCTGCCCGACTGTGCCCGAGGAGTACGGCGGCCTCGGCCTTGATTTTGGCTACAACGCGATCGTTGACGAGGAGGCGGCCTATTACGGTGGAGTCACCACCGGCTTCTCGCTCCAGTCCGACATCGTGGTCAGCTACATCGTCAACTACGGTTCGGAAGAGCAGAAGCGCCACTGGCTGCCCAAGCTGGTTTCGGGCGAAGTGATCACCGCGATCGCCATGACCGAGCCTGGCACCGGCTCCGACCTTCAGGGCATGCGCACCACGGCCAAGAAGGACGGCAACCATTACGTGATCAACGGGTCGAAGACCTACATCACCAATGGCCAGAACGCCGACCTGATCCTGGTCTGCTGCAAGACCGACACCGAGATCCAGCCGGCTTACAAGGGCGTTTCGATCGTCCTGGTCGAAGCTGATCGCGAAGGCTTCAAACGCGGTCGCAATCTCGACAAGATCGGCCAAGATGAAGCCGATACCTCGGAGCTGTTCTTCGAAGACGTGCGCGTGCCGATCACCAACTGCCTGGGGCAGGAAGGGATGGGCTTCATCTACCTGATGAGCGAACTACCGCAGGAACGCCTGTCGATCGCCGTTTCGGCCATGGCGGGTTCGCAGCGCGCCTTCGACATGACGGTCGAGTATACCCGTGACCGCAAGGCCTTCGGCAAGCCGATCCTCGACTTCCAGAACTCGCGCTTCGTGCTGGCCGACCTCAAGGCCAAGCTGCAGGTTGGCTGGGCGCACCTCGACTGGGCGCTGGCCCGTCATCTCCGCAAGGAACTGACCCCGGAAGAGGGCGCTGCGGCCAAGCTGTGGCATACCGATCTGCAGTGGGAAGTGATGGACAAGTGCCTGCAGCTGTTCGGCGGCGCCGGCTACATGAACGAGTACCCGATTGCCCGGATGTGGCGCGGAGCCCGCGTCA